In Notamacropus eugenii isolate mMacEug1 chromosome 1, mMacEug1.pri_v2, whole genome shotgun sequence, one genomic interval encodes:
- the LOC140519534 gene encoding 17S U2 SnRNP complex component HTATSF1-like, which translates to MSSCRRDVNEEFNEQLRLQQLQEEARLAASGSPEGPEGDDPYTFVDPADGTAYEWDRDKKAWFPKITEDFLANYQANYGFPADSSSSSGGQKEKRADVDIKASPKPADQKATPNADKKQKGEKRKPEPGWFHVEEDKNTNVYVTGLPPDITKDEFVQLMSKCGIIMRDPQTEEYKIKLYKDKQGNLKGDGLCCYLKRESVDLALRLLDDDEIRGYKLHVEMAKFQLKGEYDASKKKKKCKDYRKKMSQQQKQLDWRPEKKANTTRLRHERVVIIKNMFHPKDFEADPLVLNEIREDLRTECEKFGQVKKVLLFDRHPDGVASVSYKEPEEADLCIQALHGRWFGGRQLNVEVWDGVTDFQVEETSREREERLKGWESFLEHHNKQKETDYSDPNSASGSVGLVKGKPSVADMTSPGAKEEAGNGEYSRGGIQSKDSTLGHGRNQDQACH; encoded by the coding sequence ATGAGCAGCTGCAGGCGGGACGTCAATGAGGAGTTCAACGAGCAGCTGAGGCTTCAGCAGCTCCAGGAAGAGGCCAGGCTGGCGGCCAGCGGCTCGCCCGAGGGGCCCGAGGGAGATGACCCTTACACTTTCGTGGACCCGGCGGATGGCACCGCCTACGAGTGGGACCGGGACAAGAAGGCTTGGTTCCCTAAGATTACGGAAGATTTCCTTGCCAATTATCAGGCTAATTATGGGTTCCCCGCTGATAGCTCCTCTTCTTCCGGTGGGCAAAAAGAGAAACGGGCTGATGTGGATATAAAAGCATCCCCCAAACCTGCAGATCAAAAAGCCACACCGAACGCTGACAAGAAGCAGAAAGGTGAGAAGAGAAAGCCTGAACCAGGATGGTTTCACGTGGAGGAAGACAAAAATACCAACGTGTATGTGACTGGCTTACCTCCAGACATTACAAAGGATGAGTTTGTGCAGCTCATGTCCAAGTGTGGCATCATCATGAGAGACCCACAGACAGAAGAATATAAAATCAAGCTTTAtaaagataaacaaggaaacctTAAAGGAGATGGACTTTGCTGTTATTTGAAGAGGGAATCTGTGGACCTAGCGCTAAGACTTCTGGATGATGATGAAATCAGAGGCTACAAATTGCACGTGGAAATGGCAAAGTTTCAGCTAAAGGGAGAATACGATGCCagcaaaaagaagaagaaatgcaaagaCTACAGGAAAAAGATGTCTCAGCAACAAAAGCAGCTGGACTGGCGGCCTGAGAAGAAAGCCAACACTACTCGACTGCGCCATGAGCGGGTGGTCATCATCAAGAATATGTTCCATCCCAAGGATTTCGAGGCTGATCCTCTGGTACTGAATGAGATCCGGGAAGACCTCCGGACAGAGTGTGAAAAGTTTGGGCAAGTCAAGAAGGTCCTTCTCTTTGACCGACACCCTGACGGGGTGGCCTCAGTGTCCTATAAAGAACCAGAAGAAGCTGACCTGTGTATCCAAGCCCTCCACGGCAGGTGGTTTGGCGGTCGTCAGTTAAACGTGGAAGTATGGGACGGTGTGACTGATTTTCAGGTGGAGGAGACATCacgagagagggaagaaagactgAAAGGTTGGGAGTCGTTTTTAGAGCATCATAACAAACAGAAAGAAACGGATTACTCCGATCCAAATTCTGCTTCCGGAAGTGTGGGCCTGGTAAAAGGGAAACCATCAGTAGCAGATATGACCTCACCTGGAGCAAAGGAGGAAGCTGGTAATGGGGAATACAGTAGAGGAGGGATCCAGTCTAAAGACAGCACTTTGGGCCACGGTCGTAATCAAGACCAGGCATGCCATTAA